Proteins from a genomic interval of Kitasatospora kifunensis:
- a CDS encoding UPF0182 family membrane protein: MPDRGGQGFRPRVGPPSRRARVLLLTVGVLVLLFLAFVFFAGFWTDWLWFKSVHYSSVFSTEVWTKAGLFAVFGLLMAGVAGLNIWLAHRLRPPLSAMSVEQQSLDRYRMGIAPYRKWLLIAISLAVGLIAGSAAAGQWRLWLLWTNATDFGVKDSQFHLDVSFYAFDLPWYEFVLGFAFSAVVVSLLAALLVHYLYGGLRLQGPGRRATAGAQGHLAVLLGLFVLFKAVAYWLDRYALAVKTGSYKGVPGYTGLRYVDANAFLPAKTILFCVAIICALLFFLTPIRRTWAPALIGFGLMALSSVLIGGLYPAIVQQFQVKPNEQAKETPYLKQNIDATRQAYGIAGSQTQQYTPTATADAGSVQKDSQTISDIRLLDPNIVSPTFQQMEQQRSYYGFPSTLDVDRYSTANGVQDTVIGVRELNPNGVQQHNWINDHFKYTHGYGVVAAKGNQVNGNGQPVFTESGLPATGSLGDYQQRIYYGENTTTYSIVGGSNHEIDNTADGGAQTYQYTGASGVSLNNPLTRAAYAVKFDEPQILYSGAITNGAKVLYDRTPKERVAKVAPWLAIDGDPYPVVQNGQLTWVLDGYTTSDGYPFSSKTTLGDATKDSLSSERGQVVGDADQVNYIRNSVKATVDAFTGKVTLYQWDDSDPVLKTWMKAFPGTVEPRSAIPADLLPHLRYPQDLFKVQRDLLGMYHMTDPNAFFNGTDIWQVPTDPTNDSKQLQPPYYLTLRMPDMPAATFSLNSTFVPSGRGNLAAFMSVDADPGPDYGKIRILTVPSDSNTPGPTQVQAKFNSDSTVASQITLLKNGSDSNLDYGNLLTLPVGGGFLNVEPVYVKGSGSNYPVLQKVLAVYGNDNVAFQGNLTDALTKVLGTAPGATGTAPGATATAPGGGANTPPPGPGSGGGGLDPTLKQALDAMQKANTDAQNAFKAGDWAAYGAAQKAMQDALNAALAAEQKSTGGSSPASSAPATTTPSASASASPTAVPSPSP, translated from the coding sequence ATGCCCGACCGGGGAGGGCAGGGCTTCCGGCCAAGAGTCGGCCCGCCCTCCCGCCGAGCCAGGGTCCTGCTGCTCACGGTAGGTGTCCTGGTCCTGCTGTTCCTGGCGTTCGTCTTCTTCGCAGGCTTCTGGACGGACTGGCTCTGGTTCAAGTCGGTCCACTACTCCTCGGTCTTCAGCACCGAGGTGTGGACCAAGGCCGGGCTCTTCGCGGTCTTCGGGCTGCTGATGGCGGGGGTGGCCGGGCTGAACATCTGGCTGGCCCATCGGCTGCGGCCGCCGCTGTCGGCGATGTCGGTCGAGCAACAGAGCCTGGACCGCTACCGGATGGGGATCGCGCCCTATCGCAAGTGGCTGCTGATCGCGATCTCGCTGGCGGTCGGCCTGATCGCCGGCTCGGCCGCGGCGGGGCAGTGGCGGCTGTGGCTGCTGTGGACCAACGCGACCGACTTCGGGGTGAAGGACAGCCAGTTCCACCTGGACGTCTCCTTCTACGCCTTCGACCTGCCCTGGTACGAGTTCGTGCTCGGCTTCGCGTTCAGCGCGGTGGTGGTCTCGCTGCTCGCCGCGCTGCTGGTGCACTACCTCTACGGCGGCCTTCGGCTGCAGGGGCCAGGGCGCCGGGCCACCGCCGGGGCGCAGGGCCATCTCGCGGTGCTGCTCGGCCTGTTCGTGCTCTTCAAGGCGGTCGCGTACTGGCTGGACCGGTACGCGCTGGCGGTGAAGACCGGCTCCTACAAGGGCGTGCCCGGCTACACCGGTCTGCGTTACGTGGACGCCAACGCGTTCCTGCCGGCCAAGACCATCCTGTTCTGCGTGGCGATCATCTGCGCCCTGCTCTTCTTCCTGACGCCGATCCGGCGGACCTGGGCGCCGGCCCTGATCGGCTTCGGTCTGATGGCGCTCTCCTCGGTGCTGATCGGCGGGCTCTACCCGGCGATCGTGCAGCAGTTCCAGGTCAAGCCGAACGAGCAGGCCAAGGAGACGCCGTACCTGAAGCAGAACATCGACGCGACCAGGCAGGCCTACGGCATCGCCGGCAGCCAGACCCAGCAGTACACGCCGACCGCGACGGCCGACGCAGGCTCGGTGCAGAAGGACAGCCAGACCATCTCGGACATCCGGCTGCTCGACCCCAACATCGTCTCGCCGACCTTCCAGCAGATGGAGCAGCAGCGCTCCTACTACGGCTTCCCGAGCACCCTGGACGTCGACCGGTACAGCACGGCGAACGGCGTCCAGGACACCGTGATCGGGGTGCGCGAGCTGAACCCGAACGGCGTCCAGCAGCACAACTGGATCAACGACCACTTCAAGTACACCCACGGCTACGGCGTGGTGGCGGCCAAGGGCAACCAGGTCAACGGCAACGGCCAGCCGGTCTTCACCGAGTCGGGGCTGCCCGCCACCGGCAGCCTGGGCGACTACCAGCAGCGGATCTACTACGGCGAGAACACCACCACGTACTCGATCGTCGGCGGCTCCAACCACGAGATCGACAACACCGCGGACGGCGGTGCGCAGACCTACCAGTACACGGGCGCCAGCGGGGTCTCGCTGAACAACCCGCTGACCCGGGCCGCCTACGCGGTCAAGTTCGACGAGCCGCAGATCCTCTACTCGGGTGCGATCACCAACGGGGCCAAGGTGCTCTACGACCGCACGCCCAAGGAGCGGGTGGCCAAGGTCGCACCCTGGCTGGCGATCGACGGCGACCCGTACCCGGTGGTCCAGAACGGCCAGCTGACCTGGGTGTTGGACGGCTACACCACCTCGGACGGCTACCCGTTCTCCTCCAAGACCACCCTGGGCGACGCCACCAAGGACTCGCTCAGCAGTGAGCGCGGCCAGGTGGTCGGCGACGCCGACCAGGTCAACTACATCCGCAACTCGGTCAAGGCCACGGTGGACGCGTTCACCGGCAAGGTGACGCTGTACCAGTGGGACGACAGCGACCCGGTGTTGAAGACCTGGATGAAGGCCTTCCCCGGCACGGTCGAGCCCAGGAGCGCGATCCCGGCCGACCTGCTGCCGCATCTGCGCTACCCGCAGGACCTGTTCAAGGTGCAGCGCGACCTGCTGGGCATGTACCACATGACCGACCCGAACGCCTTCTTCAACGGGACGGACATCTGGCAGGTGCCGACCGACCCGACCAACGACAGCAAGCAGCTCCAGCCGCCGTACTACCTGACGCTGCGGATGCCGGACATGCCCGCTGCCACCTTCTCGCTGAACAGCACCTTCGTGCCCAGCGGCCGGGGCAATCTGGCGGCCTTCATGTCGGTGGACGCGGACCCGGGGCCCGACTACGGCAAGATCCGGATCCTGACGGTACCCAGCGACAGCAACACACCGGGGCCGACCCAGGTGCAGGCGAAGTTCAACTCCGACTCGACCGTGGCCAGCCAGATCACGCTGCTGAAGAACGGCAGCGACTCGAACCTGGACTACGGCAACCTGTTGACGCTGCCGGTCGGGGGCGGCTTCCTCAACGTCGAGCCGGTGTACGTCAAGGGCAGCGGCTCCAACTACCCGGTGCTGCAGAAGGTGCTCGCGGTGTACGGGAACGACAACGTGGCCTTCCAGGGCAACCTGACGGACGCGCTGACCAAGGTTCTGGGTACTGCGCCCGGGGCGACCGGCACCGCTCCCGGGGCCACCGCGACGGCACCGGGCGGCGGGGCGAACACGCCGCCGCCGGGCCCGGGCAGCGGCGGCGGTGGCCTCGATCCGACGCTGAAGCAGGCGCTGGACGCGATGCAGAAGGCCAACACGGATGCGCAGAACGCGTTCAAGGCGGGTGACTGGGCGGCGTACGGGGCGGCGCAGAAGGCGATGCAGGACGCGCTGAACGCGGCGCTGGCGGCGGAGCAGAAGAGCACCGGCGGATCCTCGCCGGCGTCCTCTGCGCCCGCGACTACTACGCCGTCGGCTTCGGCCTCGGCCTCGCCCACCGCGGTGCCGAGCCCCTCGCCGTAG
- a CDS encoding AfsR/SARP family transcriptional regulator: MVARAGVDGTLRYELLGPLLVRRAGEVCEPGPAMQCAVLAVLLLSANEPVPREQIVQAVWGTRATVNSPGLVATYISRLRQILEPDRPRRAPAGVLCSHGAGYRLAVGPGELDLHEFEADRQRARAQRAAGAVAQAADTLDGALALWRGGGLDGLPGPFAALHRDRLAELRLAALEERFELALLLGRHHEVVAELGLLAAAQPLRERLRGLLMLALYRAGRQSEALAVFAETRQLLIDGQGLEPGRELHELHQRILRTDPSLELDRPGAPEPVAQLQTVCQPAQLPSDLADFTGRSTEARAIGRALGLGGAGRRAGAVPVVVLSGPPGVGKTALAVHAAHRLRDRFPDGQLYLGLHEADGRPSEVGAVLGRLLTDLGVAPEALPPEAERRGSLFRSVSSGRRLLLVLDDAWDEAQLTAVLPGSPSCAVLVTCRGRLTGLPGARLLALDCLGAGEAQRLWRRLVAESEPSTGQSPVARSSAGAEAAVLAACAGLPLALRAAAARLLARPGRQLAWLAAKLSDQDARLAELSPGGWGVAQVLGAARARLRRAPDGAAADAALRRLGALGSVGFDAAAAALLLGRPERRVEPLLELLAEYGLLLTAPDGRYRVHPLTALFARGDSAPEELDLAGGLAGMGA, from the coding sequence ATGGTCGCGCGGGCCGGGGTGGATGGGACGCTGCGCTACGAGCTGCTCGGGCCGCTGCTGGTCCGCCGGGCCGGGGAGGTCTGCGAACCGGGGCCGGCGATGCAGTGCGCGGTGCTGGCCGTCCTGCTGCTCAGCGCCAACGAGCCGGTGCCGCGCGAGCAGATCGTGCAGGCGGTCTGGGGCACCCGGGCCACCGTCAATTCGCCTGGCCTGGTGGCCACCTACATCTCGCGGCTGCGGCAGATCCTGGAGCCCGACCGGCCGCGGCGGGCGCCGGCGGGAGTGCTCTGCTCGCACGGCGCGGGCTACCGGCTCGCGGTCGGGCCCGGCGAGTTGGACCTGCACGAGTTCGAGGCCGACCGGCAGCGGGCGCGTGCGCAGCGGGCGGCCGGCGCGGTGGCACAGGCGGCCGACACCCTGGACGGCGCGCTCGCGCTCTGGCGCGGCGGCGGCCTGGACGGACTGCCGGGGCCGTTCGCCGCACTGCACCGGGACCGGCTGGCCGAACTGCGGCTGGCGGCACTGGAAGAGCGCTTCGAGCTCGCCCTGCTGCTCGGCCGGCACCACGAGGTGGTCGCCGAGCTGGGGTTGCTGGCGGCCGCGCAGCCGCTGCGGGAACGGCTGCGCGGGCTGCTGATGCTGGCGCTCTACCGCGCCGGGCGGCAGAGTGAGGCGTTGGCCGTCTTCGCCGAGACTCGACAGTTGCTGATTGACGGTCAAGGACTTGAGCCCGGACGTGAGTTGCACGAGCTGCATCAGCGGATCCTGCGCACGGATCCGAGTCTGGAGCTGGACCGGCCCGGCGCACCGGAGCCGGTGGCACAGCTGCAGACGGTCTGCCAGCCAGCCCAACTCCCCTCCGACCTGGCAGATTTCACCGGGCGATCGACCGAGGCCAGGGCGATCGGACGGGCTCTTGGGCTCGGCGGCGCGGGGCGCCGGGCGGGAGCGGTGCCGGTGGTGGTGCTGAGCGGGCCGCCCGGGGTGGGCAAGACCGCGCTGGCCGTGCACGCCGCGCACCGGCTGCGCGATCGGTTTCCGGACGGCCAGCTCTACCTGGGCCTGCACGAGGCGGACGGTCGTCCCAGCGAGGTGGGGGCGGTGCTGGGCCGGCTGCTGACCGATCTGGGGGTGGCGCCCGAGGCGCTGCCGCCCGAGGCGGAGCGGCGCGGCTCGCTCTTCCGTTCGGTCAGCTCGGGCCGCCGACTGCTCCTGGTGCTCGACGACGCCTGGGACGAGGCGCAGTTGACCGCGGTGCTGCCCGGATCGCCGAGCTGTGCGGTGCTGGTCACCTGTCGCGGGCGGCTGACCGGGCTGCCCGGGGCGCGGCTGCTGGCGCTGGACTGCCTCGGCGCCGGGGAGGCGCAGCGGCTCTGGCGGCGGCTGGTCGCCGAGTCGGAGCCGTCCACCGGCCAGTCCCCGGTTGCCCGGTCGAGCGCGGGTGCCGAGGCGGCGGTGCTGGCCGCGTGTGCGGGTCTGCCGTTGGCGCTGCGTGCGGCCGCCGCCCGGCTGCTGGCTCGACCGGGGCGCCAACTCGCCTGGCTGGCTGCCAAGTTGTCCGACCAGGACGCTCGGTTGGCCGAACTCAGCCCGGGCGGCTGGGGCGTGGCGCAGGTGCTGGGCGCGGCCCGGGCGCGGCTGCGCCGGGCGCCGGACGGGGCTGCTGCCGACGCGGCGTTGCGGCGCCTGGGCGCGCTGGGGTCGGTCGGCTTCGACGCGGCGGCGGCCGCCCTGCTGCTCGGCCGCCCCGAGCGGCGGGTCGAGCCGCTGCTCGA